One region of Chiroxiphia lanceolata isolate bChiLan1 chromosome W unlocalized genomic scaffold, bChiLan1.pri scaffold_57_arrow_ctg1, whole genome shotgun sequence genomic DNA includes:
- the LOC116781544 gene encoding zinc finger protein 239-like, translating to MPGCSEEERPSLYWEGDRNLRQSFDLVVPDQLPSSDKPFKCLTCGTSFRKSTHLLSHQNIHTGERPYTCGECGKSFKFSSNLHTHQQIHTGEWPYTCGECGKSFSQSSALIRHQHIHTGDQLYPCEQCGKSFSDSSTLIVHQHIHTGERPYTCGECGKSFRSSSNLHSHKRIHSGERPYKCLECGKRFRTSSELLVHQQTHTDERPFRCTDCGKGFKRNSTLVKHQRIHTGERPYKCGECGKSFTWSSNLTKHQRTHQ from the exons ATGCCCG ggtgctctgaggaggaaagaccCAGCCTGTACTGGGAAGGCGACCGGAACTTGAGGCAGAGCTTTGACCTGGTGGTCCCTGATCAACTTCCCAGCAGTGACAAACCCTTCAAGTGCTTGACATGTGGGACAAGCTTCAGGAAGAGCACCCACCTCCTCAGCCACCAGAACATCCATACTGGGGAACGTCCCTACacatgtggggaatgtgggaagagcttcaagtTCAGCTCCAACCTCCACACCCACCAGCAAATTCACACCGGGGAATGGCCCTATACATGTGGGGAGTGTGGAAAGAGCTTCAGCCAGAGCTCCGCCCTGATCcgacaccagcacatccacactggggacCAGCTCTACCCGTGTGAgcaatgtgggaagagcttcagtgaCAGCTCCACCCTGATCGtgcaccagcacatccacactggggaacgtCCGTACacatgtggggaatgtgggaagagcttcaggagCAGCTCCAACCTCCACAGCCACAAGCGCATCCACAGTGGGGAACGaccctacaagtgcttggaatgtgggaagaggtttcgGACCAGTTCAGAGCTCCTCGTGCACCAGCAGACGCACACGGATGAGAGGCCCTTTCGCTGCACCGACTGCGGGAAGGGCTTCAAGCGCAACTCCACCCTCGTCAAGCACCAGCGAATCCACACCggggagaggccctacaagtgtggggagtgtgggaagagcttcacctGGAGCTCTAACTTGACCAAACACCAACGGACCCACCAGTAA